From Fusarium fujikuroi IMI 58289 draft genome, chromosome FFUJ_chr07, a single genomic window includes:
- a CDS encoding related to transcription factor 25, with product MSTRQLRKLQKQRDLEEIQILEEKSSGESDKENEPVASKPRVSLFAALGGDDDDEEQDEDEQQQQQSEEAVTETKQPLTSVKRKKKKNKKKKAKAKAAAPEEDEDEIDKAMRELNIKASTPANTSASENTEAQTRRINELLSINPYHLKANNEMRSLFGRDVIESAAAEEEQERNRRPMQREVDLETFLRGPPGAPKLPEISLRRNVFIQGREHWPKQSAGGLTMKEVAKAEDGSFTEYTYVHEQSYDALQAFFFTCVQIGDPQRMIVLLKEAPYHVSTLLQVSSIAKQDQNQALAAELCERALFTFGRVTTNAFRQNIEQGKARLDFRRPENRQFWLAGYHYLKSLMRKGTNRTALEWAKLMYSLDPSDPYAMRHFIHWLAIRAHESQWLIDFVEELEKTTDNRDSIYLRQTLVLAHLQLGNTARATEELEKGMRRVPWLYCGLFQELNLDTPPSIWGINADSNSRSFWVKLYIHQAKDIWNNAQAIPLLEKTAKSLEKVDTSVLPSSDSPPDQGVTRLVYLEGQTSLMGLAPREYLEMQPNYEFDPLPPPEEENIFTGEGTKMPFVKQRGQQSAVETRLNNMFERLAAAGRGGAPGAAPLGPDGEDDEEDAHLAAVQALDDEELMRDLEEHEQGDAPGLVQRIMHVLGIIAGPNAEDHDMPDEADDDQEHEHEPGQDEDDDQERGPNSGLPGAWPGSQ from the coding sequence ATGTCGACTCGACAACTTCGAAAGCTGCAGAAGCAGCGAGACCTAGAGGAGATACAAATTCTGGAAGAAAAGAGCTCAGGTGAGAGCGATAAAGAGAATGAGCCTGTCGCATCAAAGCCTCGCGTGAGTCTCTTCGCAGCTTTGGgtggtgacgatgacgacgaagaacaagatgaggatgagcagcagcagcaacaatcCGAGGAGGCCGTGACCGAAACCAAGCAACCATTGACTTCcgtgaagaggaagaaaaagaagaacaaaaagaagaaggccaaggccaaggctgcagctcccgaagaggatgaggatgagattgaCAAGGCCATGAGAGaactcaacatcaaggcATCAACTCCTGCAAACACGTCTGCCTCAGAGAACACAGAAGCTCAGACCCGACGAATTAACGAGCTTCTCTCTATCAACCCATACCacctcaaggccaacaaTGAGATGCGAAGCCTCTTTGGTCGAGACGTCATCGAGTCCGCCGCAgcagaggaagaacaagaacgcAATCGTCGCCCCATGCAGCGAGAAGTTGATCTTGAAACTTTCCTGCGTGGTCCTCCTGGAGCCCCGAAACTTCCAGAGATTTCTCTGAGGCGAAATGTGTTCATCCAAGGACGCGAACACTGGCCAAAACAAAGTGCTGGCGGCTTGACCATGAAGGAGGTGGCAAAAGCTGAAGATGGGTCATTCACGGAGTATACATACGTGCACGAGCAAAGCTACGACGCTCTACaagctttcttcttcacatgCGTGCAGATCGGAGACCCTCAGCGAATGATCGTTCTCCTCAAGGAAGCACCCTATCATGTCTCGACACTCCTCCAAGTCAGCTCTATTGCCAAGCAAGACCAGAACCAGGCTCTCGCAGCTGAACTCTGTGAACGGGCTCTCTTCACTTTTGGTCGTGTGACCACAAATGCCTTCCGCCAGAACATTGAGCAAGGCAAAGCACGTCTTGACTTCCGTCGTCCAGAGAACAGACAGTTCTGGTTGGCTGGATATCACTacctcaagagtctcatgCGAAAGGGCACCAATCGCACCGCCCTGGAATGGGCTAAGCTTATGTACTCTTTGGATCCAAGTGATCCTTATGCCATGAGACACTTCATTCATTGGCTGGCTATTCGAGCCCATGAGTCTCAGTGGTTGATCGATTTtgtggaggagttggagaagacgaCCGATAACCGAGACTCGATCTACCTTCGACAGACATTGGTATTGGCTCACTTGCAACTGGGCAATACTGCTCGTGCAACtgaagagctcgagaagggcaTGCGTCGTGTCCCCTGGCTGTACTGTGGACTGTTCCAAGAGTTAAACCTTGACACACCTCCATCTATCTGGGGCATCAACGCTGATTCAAACTCGCGTTCGTTCTGGGTCAAGCTCTACATCCACCAGGCTAAGGATATCTGGAACAACGCACAAGCTATCCCTCTCCTTGAAAAGACAGCCAAGAGTCTCGAAAAGGTTGACACAAGTGTGCTGCCCAGCAGTGACTCTCCTCCTGATCAGGGCGTCACAAGGCTTGTATATCTTGAGGGCCAGACATCACTTATGGGTCTGGCGCCACGAGAGTACTTAGAAATGCAACCGAACTACGAGTTCGACCCTCTACCACCCCCCGAGGAGGAAAATATATTTACAGGCGAAGGCACAAAAATGCCCTTTGTCAAACAACGAGGTCAACAAAGTGCAGTCGAGACACGCCTGAACAACATGTTCGAGCGCCTCGCGGCAGCTGGTCGGGGTGGTGCACCCGGCGCCGCACCCCTTGGTCccgatggagaagatgatgaagaggacgctCATCTTGCGGCCGTGCAGGCACTAGACGATGAAGAACTAATGAGGGATCTCGAAGAGCACGAACAAGGAGATGCTCCAGGACTTGTCCAACGAATCATGCACGTCCTTGGCATAATAGCCGGGCCGAATGCTGAAGACCACGATATGCCagatgaggctgatgacGATCAggagcatgagcatgagcctggtcaggatgaggatgatgatcaGGAGAGGGGACCCAACAGTGGCCTTCCAGGGGCTTGGCCCGGGAGTCAGTGA
- a CDS encoding probable sterol carrier protein has product MPEKKKSPVYVLGVGMTKFIKPRGKVDYTELGFEAGIKALLDAQINYDDVDQGVACYCYGDSTCGQRVFYQFGMTQIPVYNVNNNCSTGSTGLNMARTLVQHGAADCVMVVGFEKMAAGSLQSNFKDRENPTGTTIKMMAETRGVTNAPGAAQMFGNAGREYMEKYGATAEDFAEIARINHAHSPKNPYSQFQQVYTKEQVLQSPMIHEPLTKLQCCPTSDGGAAAIIVSEAFLNARPHLREQAVEIAGQHLATDAPSLFSQSSIDLMGYEMTQRAMKEATQQAGISPRDCQVVELHDCFSANEMITIDALGLCDKGKAHELVRSGDITYGGKYVINPSGGLISKGHPLGATGIAQCAELVWHLRGWANNRATPNTRYCLQHNLGLGGAAVVTVYKRADGGVAQAVNSTMVGNRNKLGYNPAVEAKGFTQEQVDLVRSKKNRSEWALQDVVKKVEARF; this is encoded by the exons ATGCCTGAGAAGAAAAAGTCACCCGTCTACGTCCTTGGCGTGGGCATGACCAAATTCATCAAACCCCGTGGCAAAGTCGACTACACCGAGCTCGGTTTCGAAGCCGGTATCAAAGCTCTTCTCGATGCCCAGATCAACTACGATGACGTTGACCAAGGCGTTGCGTGCTACTGCTACGGCGACAGCACATGCGGCCAGCGCGTCTTCTACCAATTCGGCATGACCCAAATCCCCGTCTACAACGTCAACAACAACTGCTCGACAGGCAGCACTGGCCTCAACATGGCTAGAACCCTTGTTCAGCACGGTGCTGCTGACTGCGTTATGGTCGTGGGCTTCGAGAAGATGGCCGCGGGCAGTTTGCAGAGTAACTTCAAGGATAGAGAGAACCCCACTGGGACGAcgatcaagatgatggctGAGACTAGGGGTGTCACCAACGCTCCCGGGGCTGCTCAGATGTTTGGTAATGCCGGAAGAGAGTATATGGAGAA ATACGGAGCAACGGCTGAGGACTTTGCAGAGATTGCACGCATCAACCATGCCCACTCACCCAAGAACCCCTACTCTCAGTTCCAGCAAGTCTACACCAAGGAACAAGTCCTCCAATCTCCCATGATTCACGAACCCCTCACCAAACTCCAATGCTGCCCAACTTCAGACGGTGGCGCTGCAGCCATCATTGTATCTGAAGCTTTCCTCAACGCTCGTCCTCATCTGCGAGAACAGGCTGTTGAGATTGCAGGTCAACATCTCGCAACTGATGcaccaagtctcttctcccAAAGCTCCATTGATCTGATGGGCTATGAGATGACGCAGCGTGCTATGAAGGAGGCTACTCAACAGGCTGGTATTTCACCTCGTGATTGCCAGGTTGTGGAGTTGCATGATTGTTTCAGTGCAAATGAGATGATCACCATTGATGCTCTTGGTCTCTGTGACAAGGGTAAAGCACACGAACTCGTCCGCTCTGGGGATATCACCTACGGAGGAAAATACGTCATCAACCCTTCAGGCGGTCTTATCTCCAAGGGTCATCCCCTCGGCGCAACAGGCATTGCGCAGTGCGCTGAGTTGGTCTGGCATCTTCGAGGCTGGGCCAACAACCGTGCTACGCCTAACACACGATACTGTCTCCAGCACAACCTCGGTCTTGGGGGTGCAGCAGTGGTTACTGTTTACAAGAGAGCAGATGGAGGAGTCGCCCAGGCTGTGAACTCGACCATGGTTGGTAACAGGAACAAGTTGGGGTATAATCCAGCTGTTGAGGCCAAGGGGTTCACGCAGGAGCAGGTTGATTTGGTGAGGAGTAAGAAGAACAGGAGTGAGTGGGCGTTGCAGGATGTTgtgaagaaggttgaggcgaGGTTTTAG
- a CDS encoding related to antioxidant protein and metal homeostasis factor yields the protein MADTHTYEFNITMSCGGCSGAIDRVLKKLDGVESYDVSLENQTAKVVTVLPYDTVLQKIAKTGKKVNSGKADGVEQSVEVAA from the exons ATGGCCGACACTCACACCTACGagttcaacatcaccatgAGCTGCGGCGGCTGCTCCGGTGCCATCGACAGagtcctcaagaagctcgacg GTGTTGAGAGCTACGATGTGTCCCTTGAGAACCAGACCGCCAAGGTCGTCACCGTCCTCCCCTACGATACCGTCCTCCAGAAGATCGCAAAGactggcaagaaggtcaaCTCTGGCAAGgcggatggtgttgagcagTCTGTCGAGGTCGCCGCCTGA